cccccccgagtgggAGGTACTACTGTCTGATGTCTGCTGGTCTGAGCTGTCTCTCACCCTCTGCAAGGAAGATCTGCATGGCCCTGTAGAGCAGGTGGACGCCCAAGTCCCGCTTCCTCTTCACCTGCCAGGTGGACACGACGCCGTAAAAATCCCCTCGCTTCTGATTGGTGAGCATCTTCAAGCCTGGTGCCATTGaagagtaaagaaaaaaagggttttaacaTGCTGAACTGGCGTAATTCAATGGGTTTACGTATTGTTTATGGtgttgaacatttaaaaaaataaaatcatatgCTAACAAAAATGTGGTACAGTCAAACAATTAGCTACATCAattaaatgtgctatataaTAAAACCAAAGTTGTTTAAAATGAGATTGTTGTCACATGGAGTAGGTTTTAAAAAATTCTCATGAAACGGGCATTGAAGGAGTGATTTGAAGCTGAAGGAGAGTTTCAGCCCTCGCCGTGCTCACCGATGGCCTCCACCATGCAGGCCTCTCTGGTGTAAGCCTCCACAGGGACGACATTCTGGAAACAGTGCAGAGAGACGACGCCCTGCTCCGCCTTCCACACCTGAAGGATGTGCTGCACCTTGGGGCACAATTTCTGCCACAGAGAGTATTTTGTTAGACCTATCTAAACAATTGTGTGCATCCGATTCATTTAAATGGACTCTGATAAGaccgatctgtgtgtgtgtgtgtgtgtgtgctgccttaCCTTGGAAGTCTTGTCTCCTTTGAAGTACTCTAAAGCCTCGTACAGGTGGCTGTACGGCCGGGAGCGTTTCCCTTTGCCCACATAAAATATTGCGTTGGTAAACGTGTGGAAACACTCTTGTGGGGTCATGGTCTGACTGCGGAATGGAAGGTTTTTTGTCACTctggtggaggagaaaaaagaaaacagccatTTTAAAATGGTGATTAAGACGAAGGTCACTCGTAAAAATACACTGTGAGTTAAACATCGCTTTAAGTGTAGTTTTATCTCTGTTTAGAGTTGATAATGTAGCtgataaacacaaacacgttaATAGATACTGCGGTTTCAAATTTAGCAACTGCTTTACGTCCGGTTTGATCATCCCAGTGACATTAGTGATAAATGACAACTGACAAACAGGTTCTTTCTCTGATCAACGgtggaaaaacatttcaaactgaaaaaaaaaaaaatcaaatggctGGAGTAGTAGAAATGATTTTCTATCCTGAGAGGGCCAAAGAAATAAATCCCAAATCAAGAGGCGGCCGACCTCGGGTCAAGCAGCAGGTAGTTGAAGCTGGACTTGATGATGCCCTCCCTCCACTTTCTGTTTTGATCCGGTTGGTCGAACTGCTGGCACAAAGCCTGCTCGTCCGCCTGACATTTGGGCAGCTCGAAGGTCCGCAGGGCGCGACACAGTTCCGGACTGTAGCCTAAATCTACAAAGAGGAAATAATAGAAGACAAGAAAATGATAAGAAAAGGATAACAAGTGTGTCAATAAACCTCTTTTGTTCAGTGTTGTTCACTCTGATCTAATCCACCCACAAAGCGATGCCTTCCTGATCCCCCTGAAAAGGTTCAATATCAAAAACACGTTACATTTTACACTTTCACGCTTTGCTAGAAGAGTGATTTCACAGTCAATTCAAGGAAAGAATGATCATTGTTGCCCATCTCCTCCTAAAACTGCGCACATCCAAAGCAAAAGCTCACTGCCATTACCTGTGTGTGGCTGGTCCGACGGCCTCTGGGGACGTGGGGACGGGGACGAGGACTCCTGCAGCAGCCGGCGCAGCCTCCGCACGTAAACGGGCCTGGTGCGGCTGCCGATGGGACCGGGGCTCTCGCCCAGCGCCAACAACCTCGACCTCAGCTCCTTGTCCGTCATCCCACTGGTGTCCGGCAGCAGCCCGTCCTCGTCGTCGCCTCCCTCCTTCttgggcggcggcggccggtTCTCCTTCCCGGCCTGTGTCAGGTCGGCCTGCATGGAGCGCCAGTCGTAGAGGACGGTGTCCTCGGTGCTGCTGGCGCTCATGCTGGAGCTGAGCGAGGTGTTGGCCGTCGGCGGGACGTGGGTCTCGATCAGCTCGTGGCCCTGCTCCGAGTCGGTGTACAGGTACTCCACTGCTTCGTCCAGGTCCTGGATGAGCGGCCGCCCTCCCGGGGTGTAGGACAGGCTCGCCAGGCGCTGAGGCCTGACGCCGCACGACAGCCGGCTCATGCTGTACCTGGGGGTGCACCCGGTGCCTGGGGTGCAGGGCGGGTCGGAATCGTCCCTGGACCTCCTCGGGGAGAAataggtggagctggaggaagatgaGGCGGAGTCCGGCTGAGAGTCGTAGTCCTTAGTCATCAGGGCGTCCTCTTTCTTTAGGCCCTCCAGGTTGTCCTCGCCGGGAGCGGCATTTGGGGGGTTCTTCGTAGTTCCCTCGCTTGTGCTCGTCAGATCATCAGTCATAAAATCCTTGCTTCCAGCAACACCATGGCCCTGCATGGCCAGTATAACCTCCGCAAGGTTTCTTTCGTAGGCGTCCATTGAAGATTCCTCGCTTTCCTCCAGAATGAGCGTGTCACACAAAGTCTGCGATCCAGGAGCGGAATCGGTTGCGCTTCTGGAGAGGATGAGCGTATCcgcctggctgctgctgctgctgccgtcacTCGGACCAGCTGTGAGGGTGCCGGATGCCACGTCCCTGCGTTCTGCCGGATGTGCTGCTCCCACTGTGCCCCTCCCCGAATTGTACGGCGTACGACAAGCTGCGTGTGGTGAACTGTAAAAGTCTTCCCTGCTCTGAGACCGGGGCGTCTGCCGCCGCGTTCGGACCGGCGCGGGGAGGTTCACCTCTAACAAAGAGGACGTGCTGAGGAGGCTCTCGGAAGGTCTGCTGGTTCTCAACGAGCACCGGCTCAACCTGGAGCGAGTCCTGCCCGTTACGAAAGGACTGGGCGTGAACGAGAGCGGTAATATCCCAGCGGCTTCATCCTGCAGGGTGTCCGCCGCGGGCCGATGGACAGCGGGACTACCACACGGTTCAAATTCAGCCGCCGCAGAGGCCCCATGCACAGCGGGGTGCAGAGGAGCATCCAGTGTACTGACGTAATGGTCGCTCTCACAGCTACTATAATGACTACTACCCGACCCGCTGCTAGTGACACTAACAGGGGAAAGGACCGGCTGCTCTGGTAAATCCACCTCAGGCTCTGATAAATATTTGCCCTCCGCTTCGCCGTCGCTCTCTGCCAAAGCGCAGGAACCAACGACCGTTTTCTCCATGTCCTCCGCCGTGCCATCGCCGCTCTCCCTGCAGAAAACGTAAACGTGATCCGGCGACGTGACGTCGAGGCCCTGCTTGTGTAAAACGGTGGCCACGCGCTCTGAATCCAGGAAGTCGGAGTACTCGGACATGTCGAACGATAAGCCTTCGGGGCGCGGTTCAGGAGATTCAGGACTAAAAACAGGGAAATACTCATTGACATTTCTGAAGCTCACACTCCTGCGACTTGCCCGCCTGCAGGAGGATACTGGGAGAGTGTCTCTTCTAGAGGGGGAGCTTCCGCCCTCAGTTGTAGCACcttgttcatttgtttgtgatCCGGACGCAGCGTCGTCAAAAAATACCTCCTCTTTACAACTGGGCAttgcagctgcaggtcccactGCAGACACACGAGTGCTTGATAGTATGGAGGGATATTCGGATGCACAATGCGAGGCGGGATTTGTCCAGTACTGGCTGCGATGCCTCTTTGCGTCCATATCAGAAAGTCTGTTATATGACGTTCCTCTGCAATCTGGCCTTCCATTAAGGTTGGACAGGTTGAAAAAGGATGAGCGCCTTGTGCTGCTCAACGGGGCTTCACCAAAGTCACTGATCGTGGAAGAGTGGGAACTGAAGCTGAACTCTGTTTCAGGGTAGCCGGACATGTCCGTTTGATCGGAATACACagctgtggaggaaaaaaagatgttataaaaaggaaaaatcctACTACCAGCCAACCAAATCCTCTTCATTAAGTGTAGGACAGTTTGGCATACAGCCATGTACAACTATATgtacaatatatttaatattatattgTAAATACAGCGATTTAGGAAGCACTTGTTCTTTAACAATCACGCATTACTATGACAACTTGCTTGCAGCCAATCATGACATTAAATTATTGACCAGCTGAATACATATCACTACTTTGTACTCTGCATTCAAGTGGTGGGATTTAGATGAAGTGTTTTAAGTCATCCCGGATAAAACAGAGGCTTTGAAAAAAAGACTCTCACAGTATTGGAATTGAGGTAACTCGTCTTCCTCAGTTTCCATGGAGCTTAACTGGTACTCCTGCAGGAGCTGAGCACATCTTCGATTCTCCTGTTGCTCTGCAAGCTGCCCCGGTGTATGCCCTTCCTAAAGAAAAGAAGGACAACAGGTGTAAACCAAACTGAAGGAAACATTTACGGCCTTGTTAGAGCGCAGGGGTGGCAGCATTtataggggaaaaaaagaacaataacaataaaaacaaggcTTACATTATGTTTGATGTTTGGGTTCCCTCCGTTCATCAAGAGCAGCTTCAGATTCTGGTAACACCCCCACACTGCAGCAATGTGAAGAGGAGTCAGGCCATCCGATGCCCTGGGAGAAATATTCACATTATGATTAACAGTGGCGTTTGACTATATTTAAACATATCCCCAAATAAAGGAACCTATTGGATGTAATGGAAAGTTGCTGCAGGTTTTATGGGAGGCAACCACACTGTTAAAGCACAACAATCTATGCAACCTTCACATACACTAGATCCACAATCAAAAGAGACTTCGCGGTCAttagggtcgtcgtggcgcaggggttaggttggtggttcgagtccaggctgccccatgttccatgtcgaagtgtccctgagcaagacacctaacccctaattgcttttttgccaggcaaaaatgtgaaaaagccatgggtttaaagtgtaatgtaagtcgctctggataaaagcgtctgctaaatgacctgtaatgtaatgtaatattaaaacAATTTCAAACCAACCAGGCTTCACACTGCAGTTGTTTAGATAGGTCAAGAGTAAAATTACCCAACAAGGTGTCATGGTGATTCAGGACTTTTGTCCATACCTGACATTGGGGTCTGCTCCGTGTTGCAGGAACATTTTC
This Gasterosteus aculeatus chromosome 8, fGasAcu3.hap1.1, whole genome shotgun sequence DNA region includes the following protein-coding sequences:
- the LOC120824193 gene encoding uncharacterized protein LOC120824193 yields the protein MDRKKRRLESQLCKAVDDGDPRSVMLLLSQGACPDLVGSKGVAAIHLAAGKETEKNKRCLKMFLQHGADPNVRASDGLTPLHIAAVWGCYQNLKLLLMNGGNPNIKHNEGHTPGQLAEQQENRRCAQLLQEYQLSSMETEEDELPQFQYSVYSDQTDMSGYPETEFSFSSHSSTISDFGEAPLSSTRRSSFFNLSNLNGRPDCRGTSYNRLSDMDAKRHRSQYWTNPASHCASEYPSILSSTRVSAVGPAAAMPSCKEEVFFDDAASGSQTNEQGATTEGGSSPSRRDTLPVSSCRRASRRSVSFRNVNEYFPVFSPESPEPRPEGLSFDMSEYSDFLDSERVATVLHKQGLDVTSPDHVYVFCRESGDGTAEDMEKTVVGSCALAESDGEAEGKYLSEPEVDLPEQPVLSPVSVTSSGSGSSHYSSCESDHYVSTLDAPLHPAVHGASAAAEFEPCGSPAVHRPAADTLQDEAAGILPLSFTPSPFVTGRTRSRLSRCSLRTSRPSESLLSTSSLLEVNLPAPVRTRRQTPRSQSREDFYSSPHAACRTPYNSGRGTVGAAHPAERRDVASGTLTAGPSDGSSSSSQADTLILSRSATDSAPGSQTLCDTLILEESEESSMDAYERNLAEVILAMQGHGVAGSKDFMTDDLTSTSEGTTKNPPNAAPGEDNLEGLKKEDALMTKDYDSQPDSASSSSSSTYFSPRRSRDDSDPPCTPGTGCTPRYSMSRLSCGVRPQRLASLSYTPGGRPLIQDLDEAVEYLYTDSEQGHELIETHVPPTANTSLSSSMSASSTEDTVLYDWRSMQADLTQAGKENRPPPPKKEGGDDEDGLLPDTSGMTDKELRSRLLALGESPGPIGSRTRPVYVRRLRRLLQESSSPSPRPQRPSDQPHTDLGYSPELCRALRTFELPKCQADEQALCQQFDQPDQNRKWREGIIKSSFNYLLLDPRVTKNLPFRSQTMTPQECFHTFTNAIFYVGKGKRSRPYSHLYEALEYFKGDKTSKKLCPKVQHILQVWKAEQGVVSLHCFQNVVPVEAYTREACMVEAIGLKMLTNQKRGDFYGVVSTWQVKRKRDLGVHLLYRAMQIFLAEGERQLRPADIRQ